The Biomphalaria glabrata chromosome 13, xgBioGlab47.1, whole genome shotgun sequence sequence AGATTAAAACAACAGGTAAAGACAAAAATTTGTTTGAGTGCCTGATTTTTTTAAGACtggtggacccccccccccctaccaatCAGATCTGTTATTTTTGGTACCCTCTAACATTTACCCAAATACCAGTAATGATTATAAGTAGGAATTTAGTAGGCCTAGACAATAAACATAAGGCTTATAGATCAAATCTGTAGATGTTTTGAGTATTTACTGACTTTCACTGGGTGTGCTTGAGGCCCTTAGTTGCCTGAACATGGCATCATGCCTGCCATCATGATCATGCTGATGTGGTTCTGCACGTGTCTCAGATTTcattacaaagtaaaaataatctaaCCATTGTCCAAACCAACGTTGTGTACACccccaactagatctatttcatcaaAAGTTTTCATGTGGTAAATAAAAATTAGTCAAAATATCAGTCAAAGAAGTTGAAGATTCATTGACACTAGATccaaaatagtctagatctagtagatctagatctaataatgtttacttcactctctctctctgaatcggACTAGACTAAAAAAGTTAGTACACATGATTTCTCTCACACcaaatcttggatcaagctgaaattttgcacaattataccttttacatgacaacacaagaatcaataaaaaaaaattaaccaattagttaattaagaaATTGTAagtgactgaagtggtggtttaAGCTAAATAGTCTTCTTTATAGGTCattgtctgagtcttagtgaaaacaaacctgaaaaataggactagactatagaaacaatagataactatacaatcttccatgttcataagctagAAGAGTGGTTACTGTTTTGGCTTAAGAAGCCTGATCAGGCTTCAGCCATACATTGGAATTCAggttgtttcccccccccccctttttttttttattaattgtataaatgagtctagatctattacaaattccatgactaatccaaactaattgatacaagtacgcttaatataagttttgttttttttttttataaattaatttatttttagattttcttgtttctttctcttgttagGTTACTGACGACTCATTTGAGAATTTTATTCAAGGCTGGAAGAACAATAAGGTGTGTGCCATTTTCTTCAGCTCACGCACAGAACCCTCTCTTAGGTTTCTAGCACCTGCATTCTTTTATCGAGACAGAATATCATTTGGCTATGTGTCCACTGGTGCACCTGAATCCCAGAACCTTGTAAAGAGATTCAACATCAACAAGCACAGAGAAACCTTGATGCTGTGGAATGAAGTCACAGAGTCCCCTCTTGCATCTTTAGTGGTAAGTCTAACTGATATTCATAACCATATTTCATTAATTGGTAGGGTAAATTAGTTGAAAAGTAATTTgtaacaatagtttttttttatggacaCCTTATCAataatgtcatttaaaaaaagaatgttattgATTTGTTAGTTGCTGGTGTGTAAGAAACCACCCAAAATTTGtaggatttgtttttttgttgtttttttttgctaatttttttttaaagctttgaaAATGAATGTTTGAATTACTTAGTAAATCATTGAATTAAATTACTCTTTTGTCAGGAGATTAACTAAAACAAATTGCCCTGTTCCTCTAGTTACTGTAAACAATGTTTGTTCTAGATGCAGCAGTTTTCTCGCTCCACAATAGATGAGGTTTTGTCAACCAACAAGTACTTGATTCTGCCCCGCCTCTCCTCACAGGCTGTATTCGATGAGCTTTGTCCAGAAGAGCCGAAGCTTAAGAAAAGAAAGTAGGTTAaagattttaaagatttttgaaaaaaaaagttttggtcCTGCATCCAATTTACAACCAAAACAATCAATCACTCTCACAtcctgaaaattaaaaaaaaagagagaaataaaaagtttaacattataaagatagtgaaataaatattatataccaAGTTAATCGCTTAGAGTAAAACCGCACTTGCCAGCTCTAGCGAAGTTACTCCCTGAAAGTAATGCAGCATTGAAAGAGTTAACATTTAATGTGGTTTGAATAACTTAAGACTATTAAATATCGTATTTGCCATTCCTTTGTGTGGAAATCTAATTTTCTTACTATATTGCTGAATAGTTTATCAAATAGTTAAAGTAGCATTgtttattgtaaacaaaaataagccATTTATTCTTACATTTTGTCCATAAGTATTTCATATTGAagacaaatttttaaataatataaactcTTTTAGTTATGGTGTTTAGAATAGGTGTAGaatattttatcttattattTATAGTACATTTTCCATACAAAGGGAAGATTATTATAAAAAACTTTTATTCAAGCAGTCCACAAAAACTGAATCACTTCTACAACTTTTGTTCTTAGACTCTGTGTTGCACTTATAACTCAAACAATTGCTGAGCATGACATAGCCAGGACAACTTTCAGAGAGTTTGCTCAGAGCGCCAACACACAGAATGGCAGAGTCAGATTTGTCTACATTTATGCAGATGTTCAGAAAAATTTTGTTAATGCCTTGACCAAAGGAAATCACACACGAGCTGCACCTGTAGTTGAAGTAAGTGAACTATCTTTCATTGTAtttcctttttgtttgtttttagaagaGTTTAGATCAGATGCACAAATAGAAACTTGAAAATAGCTTTCTAGTTAGTGGTGAAATGTGATACAAGAATTTCAGTCCCTAGATGACCTGGGTGGTATTTCTACTAGCTGTTTGAAATGACCATGCAATACTGTGGCTTAGTTTTGACAACTATTTACATATTGGCCAACATTTGACCTAGGCCCTGGATGATTTGGGTGGTATTTCTACTAGCTGTATGAAACGACCGTGCAATACTGTGGCTTAGTTTTGACAACTATTTACATACTGGCCaacattagattttttaaattacttataaaaaaattttttgtttaatatttaattttgacatGCAGTGCAGCTCTGTGTTCATTTTTAGGTGGTCATCATATGGAGGATAGACACACGGAGGTTGAGCTACGAGTTTCTTGAGGAAGGCTGGAGCATTGATCCTAATGCTGTTCCTCTCTCCAGAAAGAAGCTGGAGGAAAAGTTGACAGAGATACTGACTGGAGATGATCTATTGCCCTACAAGACTGTGGTGCCTGATGTTTACAATGAGCATATGCTGGTAAGTCTTTAAAATGCTTTCTATTTCAATTTTCCAAAGGATTGTAGTGGCTAGGTGATAAAGTATGTGGCTATTAAAGTGAGTAAAGCTAGTTAGAAAGTGTTTGCATATTTAAACATTGtattgttttaataaaaataatggaGTTTTCTGGGACAGACAAAAATGTCCAAATGGGTTGACTTACTAAAATTAAcctaactttttttattttattgtacaatataatatattcGATTTTATTTATAAGGGAAAATGAATTGGCtacaaaagttaaataaatcgttcaagaatttttttatattaagtttAAACAGTACTGAAAAAGGGAATGTATAAAATAAATCATTCAAAATTGATATACTGAAAGGTTAAacctattaataatattttaatccaTAATTATTGAAAAATTATGTAAGCAAACATATTTTGTTACTTgtgcatttttttataattacgtCCCCAGCAGGATAATGCATTGGAATGtttatgttttacatttttcctgtttattttaaataattttttcacAGTCACCCCTCTTTGCTTTGGTTTGGGAAGGATTTTTCAAACCAGAAATAGAAGCAATAGATCTATAGCTCCAAACATAGTAAAGAATGTCATTAATTGTTAAACTATGATAAATCTTCTGAAAGATTTCATTCTGAAAAATGTATAGCTTTTtagtataattttaaaaattcatcttaaaaaatgcagattacaaatgtCATTTGTTTTTCCTATAGCCAAaaggctttttaaatgtatttttcaaaGTTACTACAGTTGTACTGTATATTGTTATTGGAAACATgccattttgtttctttaggaTTAGGACTAGggaattttcattgttttaccTTTTCAGTATGTGCTTTTTATGTACGATTTATGTACAATCTTGGTGTTAGGGTTATGCTAGTCTACAGTCTTTACTTGAAATagcaaaatgaaaatgaaaacgtTTCGTTGTTTTAAACTATGGTAAGGGTTAGGGCACAGACCtatgtatattatatctagactggaaaacggaagcAAATTCTTATCTGTGATTgatcaactcacagacctaaataaatatatatagagagggagagagattgttatgtatcaatcacagaactatatattcatgctaattcatgaaataaagcaatttcctgttagtttccattaagataatgtttagagaatCCTAGATTTTAGTCatcttatttacatttaaatagattgattacctggatctttttagggttagggtttgggttagggttagggttagattatgtataaagattatgtatctaaaaattgcaaaataataattatgagacggagagttctctttttttcaatgttcaattactagatttagatctatatgttacataggttagggttgaaaaaaaaactttacttcctataactactttacaaaacaacgccttgttttaactttttaaagtttgtagtttgtatttgtagtgttaaaatatctccatgtccagtctagatataatatatatatataggtctgtgggtTAGGGGCTAGgaattagatctaaaatctaatgaTTTTATCTAAGAAACTTAGAGGATTATGTTATGGTTAAAGAATATAGGAGCTTTGGTTAGGGATAAACATTGCAACGCAAAAGCTAACAGTATTATAGAGAAATCATTCTGCTTTATTTGTAACTTTGTAACAACACCTTGACTGGTTCAGATATATAATCACATAAACTAATACCTCATTTTTGTACTctgctttatttatttctaaaggattgttgtttgtttagtgTTCTAGCATTATGTAAATGCAATTAGTTTAGATGTTTACTAAACTTTgtctgaaactttttttttctttcactagAGTTTAATAGCGAGAATATTTCTCAAATTATTCGACTGGTATGACAGAATTTTCTACTACTGCGTCAGGCAAGTCAGCCATGTTTGTTGTCACACTATTCAATTAGATGTGCTGGCTCACTCTGAGTGgcttattgtattctattgtaggTTGCTTATTTTGAGAGTAGGGAATTTTTCTGCAAGTGTAAATAGAATATGTCAGATGTCACTTTAACTTAAATTTCTAAAATTTAAGTTACAAAAGAAGATTTTGCGCACATACCCCACATACTTGTATTTCTGTGCATAAGATTATCAATAGCgagcacattcctcattccatatgctaggacaaatttttacaagcgctcctccttccctagtgctaataGAGCATGGAGTAGGTTGCCTAAActagcctggaaaaccagtaacttggcagaatttaagtctgtggttaacatgcatgactagaagcatgacgcgtaggacgtaatcatctacttttttgaagtaacgtctgtattatataagataagataagaagccGGGAAAAGAGACTCATGGAGGCcataaatctagtaaatctaaTTCTATCATAGATAACTATTAATACATTTGAAGCCAATTAAtgctatttcattattttttttttattattcaagaTTCAAACTGTACttgtctaggtctagatgtagatcaaGTTTATATGTAAAAGTGTCAACTATTCAGCTAGTGGATTTAGCCAGTCTTGTGAACTATATAAATATGGATCTAGTTGTAGACCTAAGAAATTTTgatattgtttaattttaaatatgaaatgatATTGTAACTGGTAATTTTcataaaagatatatataatatattataaagggttaattttacatatttataagCCTACATTTATTTATGCAACTATGTCCCCATAAAATTAGATACATAAGCTACCATAATATAATGCACACATCTGGGGTAAAAATACATGATAGACAAAATACTGCTAATGTGTTGTTCCCATCTGTTGTGCTTCAAGGTCTTCTTTAATTATAGCCTGTGTCAGTTTAGGTCAAAACTCtttgtatattttgtagaggatttttttctctatcaacttaatgtttagttttcaatttaataatagaaTTTAGCAATGCTTAGTATATATAAggaaaaacaaatgtttgtgtTAAAAACTTTCTGGGTCAAGAAAAAATAAGCAAGTAAAAATGTGCCCCATTGGCCATAGTCAATTAGTAATGCACAGAATCACAACTACAACTATCCTATTATTTGTTAAAGATTTGTTTAATGTGTTTGTCATTCAAATAggaagatattaaaaaaaaatttttgtctcAAACTGCACCCTTTAGAATGTTGACGGTGATCATATGTAGAGTTAAAATCATTCGGGTAttgctataataataaatattagagAGATATTTAATGAATAGAAATTAAAGGTTCGTTGATTTATCTTAAGGGATTTGTCTATAATATTAAACACCCTGATTCCTGATCTTgtcgaaactttttttttaaagatcccTCTTCATGCTAGACTTAGTTACTGATTCATctctgagcttcagaaattgTTTATTCAGTGTCAACTAGTAATCATTCCAGTTCCTGCATCATTAGTTTAACAATGTTAACAGTAAACTTGTTTCATGCATCtgctgtgtttgtttttttaagctgtTTCCCTTCTGTATGTTCAAAGTTATGATGGCATGACAGTACTGACAGCTGTTGCAGCGATAGCTCTGATTGGAGTCATGTCCTACAGCATGAAAAAGTTGGCTCTTGTTGAAGCAGAAGaaatcaagaaaagaaaaatgccaAGAAAAAGTAATCAAACTAGACCACCTTCCTGGTAAGAGATTTTTTAGTCATCAAACTAGACCACCTTCCTGGTAAGAGTTTTTTTAGTCATCAAACTAGACCACCTTCCTGGTAAGAGCTTTTTTAGTCATCAAACTAGACCACCTTCCTGGTAAGAGCTTTTTTAGTCATCAAACTAGACCACCTTCCTGGTAAGAATTTTTTTAGTCATCAAACTAGACCACCTTCCTGGTAAgagtttttactttaaattgttTAAGTAAATCTGATGTTCAAATAATGGATCGCTGTTTAGGATAGaactaattattattaatttctcgataaacaaattttaaaaaatgtttacagcTCGCCAGATAATCAAACTATTCATGTGTATGAACTGAAAtatgaaacatttcaaaacCTGGTCTCCGAGGCAGACACTGGATTGACTATAACTGTACTTGTGGATGAGCACACTAAAGATAAATTGCTCCATAAGTTTGCAGAGATCATGCAGCCTTATTCCAGGTGAGGGAggaagtagttgttttttttttaaagtttaaatgtttagaTAACAAAGAAGttgttatttatataataaatacattagAGAGAATAGaaaaaagagatattgtaaaaagaaacCTTGTGGAGCAGACTTGAAGCATACCTAGGTCTGTGGCATTTTTTGTTCACAATATTTTCATACACCAGCTAACTATAATTCAAGCTTAACGAGGATTCAAACAGAAGTCAAGTACATTCCTTTGTATAGAAAtgtacttttttctttatttaatacaaaaatgTGTATTCTTTCAAACCCATTTTTAGAGTTACCCAATCTGGTTAGTATTTACGATATTAATTTATATGATATATTTCTACTATGCTGCAACAAATTAAGGTGCAGACCATGGCAACTAGGCAATAGTTAATTGTGTACATCAAGAAAATTGTGGACAGATTTTTATCATTTTCAAGAagtaaaaaaattgtctttatcATATTCAGTTTCAAATAATCAGCAAGTGATAGAGTTTGTTGTAgacatttgttttcttgttaatgacttgtttgtttttattattgattgtgCTTTATTGCAATGAATGAATTATTTTAGCTAGTCAGTTGATAAGTGATAGATATAGAACTATTGATGTGTaataaaacacattatcaataaaaCTTACTTTGTTTTCCAGATACAATGCTTTGACATTTGCCTTTCTTCAACTAGAGTATTACCTAGAGTGGTATCGACATTTACTAGAGCTTAGCATGGACTTTAAGGTCACCCTTAAGTCTATAAACAACCGCAACTGTGTAGGCACTGTACTGGCCATCAACGGCTACAGAAAGTATTACTATATATATCACCCTAAAAGAGCTAGAAGGTAAGTGGAATGAAATAACCTTACTAGAATACCAATATCATGGCTTTATTCAACAAGATTACAATAGACAATCAAGAACTATGAACACACACAATGGACACGACCTTCTTACACGCTGGACACATGCAGAAAataactcagttacactacagtcAGGACAAAATCCTGATTCTTTTGTATCACTCCACTGATTCTTTTCACAAATGATTGCTTTCCCTGGCCTGCTATAGCTTTTGATTTGGGAAATGGGTGAACAGGTTTGGATGATAAACAATCTTATTGCTAAATACATGTATACAGTGATGGCATCAGGTTTGTAGTACATAAATTGGATTCTATCTGCTTCATGCTATAATGTATGAAGCCGCTGGTGATCAGGCTTTCATTGTTAACTATTTCTAATAACTTCTTCCTTAACTGTTATTAGCTTAAAAGTGGGTACTAGCCAGActaagttataatttttttattcaaaaacaaATTTGTCTCAAAGCAGCTTTGGTCTGAGGGGTCATTCACCTGTATCTGATGGTAAAATAATCAACATGTTAGGAACCAATTAGAGCCAGATGATTTAAAGTGTTTTAGTCAAATGTTTAAGACTTTGGTAGtaatctgtattatataattgATTAGTCTGAAATAagatcaataaaaacaacaataaacacAACAGTCATATAAATCCATTATATGCAGTTTTCCTTATCCAGCCTCTGTACTCACTAAAGTTTAAGATGTAAATAATTGCTTTCCAACATATTGGCTCAGGAAATTGCTTAAattcttatttaaaaatgttagaCTCAATTCAGATTCATTTTCAATCACCTCTCTTTATCTGTCTCCCATTTTATTGAATGTAATTTACTTTCTTGTAAtgattgttgttggtttttttttgctgttctAGATGGATGAGACATGAGCATGGAAGTGCCATAACAAAAGCTGTGGGCTTTGGAGACTCTGACTCCTCGTCCTCAGAAGATGAAGGGAAATCCATGGAAGAAAAAGTTATATTTGAAGAGGAAACCCTAGCTGGTCTGAATATCTGGATGGATCGGGTATTTGACGGGTCTGTCAAAAAAGTTCGACTGAACTATTGGCCTGAAATGTCCAAATAAATGTGTTCAATTTCATTCATCTATTAGTTCTATAAATAGAGTTTAATTTCTTAGTGTAGTCCAttaaataataatcttaaaCAATTATCGTTTTCTTGGAGAAGTCAACCATGACAAGAGTCATGGTTGACttctccaagaaaacattaattGGCACAATGGCACAATTAATTTTGGTTTTATGGTATTTCAAGTATTGAAATACTAAGAGATTTAGAAATGAGAATACTTTATGCTACAGAAACATTACTCATCCTAAAGATAAGCTTTTTGTTAGTAATTGAATGTTTTCTTACAGTATTTAAATCTATCAGATGCACTTATGTGGGCAatgatgtgtatatatatataatcatttcTGGCGTTGTGATTATTTTCTCTCAATTTTTATAATAAGATCTGATAACACTGAGGTGATAAAGAGTGAAGGAATTATAGTCTGCCATTTCCTGTTGATGTGGTATTGTTAGGTCAGTGACATTAATTAGGTGAAAGTGATTTATGTTCTTTTGATTTCCCCTGTCATGTTTAGATTATttggaacaaaatgttttaaatttaacttgTACAGTCTACCTTAGCTTTGGTAAATAGACACCATCAAAATCTtagtaaataataatagtaatatagtttttttatttatttaaatttcataATTCCATTTTAAAGCAgctatctaaataaaaaaacaacactatattAGTGTAGCTACCATACAATATAATGCCTGATCACTATATTACTATGATGCTGTTTCAATAACTAAGCTCATTCCTGGGACTATTCATTCCCATAATTCCAAAGACAAGCTTTTGTTAGTAATGATTCAAGTTTGGTAATATTTAAGGActtgtaataatttttaatcTCTCTTGACATGATCAAATTCGCTTTCAAGTTAATATAATTCCCAGTGTTAGGGTTAGACAATATTTCTGTGTTCATCTACACATTACAATGTCCAACTTGTGTAGGCAAATAGTTTATCAAATTTGAAAGAAGCTAGTGATTTCACAAAGTTTGAAGatgaatatttatattttaaagcaaatgaaATCCTTATTCTAGTAACCATGCACCAATATGTTCATATGTAGATACCCATGTCTTGATAATTACTTTTCAGGGTGAATATAtgtgttataataaattattggtTTAATTGTTTATGAAACAATATCTCTAGATATGGTTCacttttaaatgtcttttctcATCACATTTTTAATGTTGCTTTTAATTTGTACCGAACACTCAGCATTGACTCTGCTCCTATTTAAGCCCTCTTGAACATTGTGACTAGACAGGTGCTAAGACAAAGGTCCTGGGTTAAGATTTTTAGGATGGatttgaaaacatatttttagttaGCCTTAAAGTGCACAGGAACAATCATCTTTTTGGGGAAATCAAAGGCATTAAATGTAGGGGACCACATCATTCCCTTTGCAAAGTGTAGACTTGATTCCCACTTGTCTGTGTTCAGATCTCAGTGAATAAAGTGGTTTATATTTAtttgcaattatttattgataaattagatctagggtCTTTCCCAACTGTTCATTATGTGCGGTTGTAGTCTGaatgttattttgtttattgggATATTAGCTAGTAGTTCATTGTAACTGTTGGAACATTGCTTTGGTTTGTGATcaaatttttataaaagttgTGCTTGATGAGTTGGAGTTTTGAACTGTGTGGTTTTCTCCTTATAACATATATGATAAGGGAGATAAAAAgtgttatttgtattttttgccATAGTTTGaggataattaaaaaataaattaaataaaagtgtttaggtttatgttgtttttatttatcaacATTTCGTTGTTTCATATGGTTGACCAATTTTGagaaagatttttattttctttcctaCAAAAGAGTTCCTAGTTTAACATTGTTATAGCTGCTTGACATTGCAGACTATTGCCACCTAACAAAATAGTGATAATACTTTAGCCATAAATTAGTTTGGAAACCAATGATTAACAATGTTAGACTGAGATAAATATCAAAGGTAGTCTTAtcattttgtttagtttgacTATGTCTACAGATTTTATTCGTTCTTAGCTTTACCAAACCCACAACTGAATCACTTAGTTTAACAATTCTTTTCACAAAAGAAAGAATAATGTAATACATATCTCACAGCTAAAGATAGAGATTTCATATGCAGAAGGAACTTATTAAGGCAATCAACTTCTTGCACAAAAACTTTCTGGTAGGGTGTGGTGTTTTGGGAAGGAGCAGGAGAGATGCTGTAGACTTTGAACCTCAAATCCTTGAATTAatcattttgtgtttttctttattcATGATCCTcaaaaatcattaaaagttttatCATTTCCAGCTAATCTTTTTATCTTGTCACTTTGCTTTTGTATTCCTTTCTGTTTTGTTGTCATTTTATgttgatgtttttatttaaagaaaaggaaaatgtgCAATATGTCTATCAATCAAAAAGTTGGTAAAATAGTAACTTATGTGATTCTTTTGTACTTTTCTAGCTTGTGAGTGAGAATAGcaaatgcctttaaaaaaatggtgaGAATAGACAAACACTGTAAATGAAGAAAATTATGAGAATGTAATTTAAGAAACGTTTGTGTAcacctagatctacttgtgaTGTGTTTtcattgaaacttttttttagaccaAATAAAgactttgaaaatattttttagctttgTCTGTTCCTTCAACATTTTAGCTAAACAAAGGTGTCTgggtaaaaggggggggggaagaaatgATAATATTGCGACATCTCTGCTGTAAAGAAGGAATAGTGCCCTTGACGTGGTGCAAGCCTGTCGAAACTCCTTCCCACAATGCATTATGAAGTTGTAGTGTAGAGGCGCGTTCTATTTGTctgtgcgtttttttttttttttttttgtaagagttAGTGTTGATGCAGTCAAGTGTCGGAAATGTATGTCTCCCAGTCCAAAAAGGTTGGGCACCCCtgacatataaaacatttcatttgtCGTCTGTATCTTCTGTTCAAGCGAGTTGGTCTCGGTTCAAGTAGCCTGTTGTTCCCTTAAAGAACTTTGTAAAATCCATACTTCCATACACCATCTTTGTTAGATTTTATTGATCGATCATTACTTGGTTTGTCTAGGGGTTTTTTATGacaatgttttgtaaataaggctgtgaaaaaaaaactatcaaatGTCTTCGATGTTTACTGCCTAAATTAATTATCACATTGAATAGTTAATATGATAGTCAGTCAGTCATATGTGCTCTGTAATCAGAGAAGACCTAGGCCTTAACTCTATGTCTAAagttaagttatttaaaaaaacaacttatgtcTTGTCGTTATGTCTTATGTCTTACTTTAAACAAAGAGTTAACAGGACACTATTTACACAGCCGTATCAGTTGATATCAATAGTCTAACCATTATACAGAATTCTGATCTTCTTCTACTCAGCTCCTGATCTTTAGTGTTTCAAATAATGTATCAAGCAAAAAATATGCAGTTAAGTGCAGGGGGTGCCAATCAATATTCATTGGCTTAATTTTACGGCTTCAATAGCCTTCAACAAGTCATCAAAAGCATTGTCATTTGGATGGGGCTATGCACATGTTGCTATGTCGAGGAATACTTTCCAATGGAAGAGCACCTTGGTGAGTGCGTGATAACAAAATTACTCACCATTTCTATATTCACGACTGAACACTTAGAGAGTCCAAGAGAATATTGACGATGCTTATTAATGGACGACAGAATACTTCGATGCTTGGGCTTACATTAAAAGTGTGAGAGCACAAAGAAAGCTTCGAGGCTGAAGAATGCTCCTGATTTCACAGACGCTTCGCCACAGAGATGTTCTAACTACAGACACTGGGCTGGACTCTGCT is a genomic window containing:
- the LOC106056495 gene encoding dnaJ homolog subfamily C member 16-like; this encodes MRLHLVIITCLYMCLEVVTEDLYDTLGVSRSASSQEIKKAYKTLAKEWHPDKSKDPLATDKFTKINEAYETLSDPEKRSNYDKFGYTSAQEQQRPSQHTFHSFEEFFSGGFGPFGFGGRESINMEKYLTNIRHFETKLQPESNQRPCFVYGFSDFCFSCMRIESTVYKFMTELENVGLCVIAVHLRRSSGLASHLRIHNAPSILGVVSGRMTFYKQNEISFDHLKDFVRSLFPADTIIKVTDDSFENFIQGWKNNKVCAIFFSSRTEPSLRFLAPAFFYRDRISFGYVSTGAPESQNLVKRFNINKHRETLMLWNEVTESPLASLVMQQFSRSTIDEVLSTNKYLILPRLSSQAVFDELCPEEPKLKKRKLCVALITQTIAEHDIARTTFREFAQSANTQNGRVRFVYIYADVQKNFVNALTKGNHTRAAPVVEVVIIWRIDTRRLSYEFLEEGWSIDPNAVPLSRKKLEEKLTEILTGDDLLPYKTVVPDVYNEHMLSLIARIFLKLFDWYDRIFYYCVSYDGMTVLTAVAAIALIGVMSYSMKKLALVEAEEIKKRKMPRKSNQTRPPSCSPDNQTIHVYELKYETFQNLVSEADTGLTITVLVDEHTKDKLLHKFAEIMQPYSRYNALTFAFLQLEYYLEWYRHLLELSMDFKVTLKSINNRNCVGTVLAINGYRKYYYIYHPKRARRWMRHEHGSAITKAVGFGDSDSSSSEDEGKSMEEKVIFEEETLAGLNIWMDRVFDGSVKKVRLNYWPEMSK